The Deltaproteobacteria bacterium genome includes a window with the following:
- a CDS encoding ABC transporter substrate-binding protein, which yields MRRIAIVVLLAAALVLPPAAIAGESKELVIASWGGAFQKAQREAYFDPFEKATGIKVIDVSPPKASKVKAMVQSGNVEWDVVVAAGGIFMPCLKQGLVEKIDYKYFDKETLEGLYPEAKKPHAVGTFYFSYVMAYSTEVYSKAHHPRNWAEFWDVKKFPGPRTLHDLSTAGVGGWEFALLADGFPKDQIYVNPDLDRAFKKLTEIKPYVVKWWRQGAEPGQLFMDKEVVLGSAYNGRVQRLKEQGGPVDYIWNEGVICLEYFFIPKGAPNYENALKFIAFASKPGRQAHFSKLFAYGPVNKDAFKLLTEERAHVLPSYPENKEKQVLLRDEWCPDNTPKVIERWNTWILEK from the coding sequence ATGAGAAGAATAGCCATCGTAGTTTTGCTTGCAGCGGCGTTGGTGCTGCCTCCAGCAGCCATTGCCGGCGAGAGTAAGGAACTTGTGATCGCTTCCTGGGGAGGAGCCTTCCAGAAAGCCCAGCGGGAAGCCTATTTCGATCCCTTTGAAAAGGCGACCGGAATCAAGGTGATCGACGTTTCGCCCCCAAAGGCGTCCAAGGTAAAGGCCATGGTGCAGAGCGGTAACGTAGAGTGGGACGTCGTGGTGGCAGCCGGGGGCATTTTCATGCCCTGTCTGAAGCAGGGTCTGGTGGAGAAGATCGATTACAAGTATTTCGATAAGGAAACCCTGGAAGGGCTCTACCCCGAGGCCAAGAAACCGCATGCCGTGGGAACGTTCTATTTTTCCTACGTCATGGCCTACAGCACGGAGGTTTATTCGAAGGCTCATCATCCTCGTAATTGGGCCGAGTTCTGGGATGTGAAAAAATTCCCAGGACCGAGAACACTCCATGATCTTTCTACGGCAGGTGTGGGCGGCTGGGAATTCGCTCTCCTGGCAGACGGCTTTCCAAAAGACCAGATATACGTGAATCCGGATCTGGATAGGGCCTTCAAGAAACTGACAGAAATAAAGCCCTATGTTGTGAAGTGGTGGAGGCAGGGTGCGGAACCAGGGCAGCTTTTCATGGATAAAGAGGTCGTTTTGGGCAGTGCTTACAACGGGCGCGTTCAGAGACTAAAGGAGCAGGGAGGACCTGTAGACTACATCTGGAATGAGGGGGTGATATGCCTCGAATATTTCTTCATCCCAAAAGGCGCTCCTAACTATGAGAATGCGCTCAAGTTCATAGCCTTTGCGTCCAAGCCGGGCCGACAGGCACACTTTTCAAAGCTCTTTGCATACGGTCCTGTGAACAAGGATGCTTTCAAACTGCTTACCGAAGAGCGGGCACATGTTCTCCCAAGTTATCCCGAGAATAAGGAGAAACAGGTGCTGCTCAGAGACGAGTGGTGTCCGGATAATACCCCAAAGGTTATCGAGCGTTGGAATACCTGGATACTGGAGAAGTAA